One Campylobacter sp. MG1 genomic window carries:
- a CDS encoding UDP-N-acetylmuramoyl-L-alanyl-D-glutamate--2,6-diaminopimelate ligase, producing the protein MKVNLDNSYITDNSNECEKGCYFLLTNSNSKYENDAKSKGALVINEAKARELLKINENIKIIGITGTNGKTTTAAAIYSILLDLGKKVFLCGTRGAFCNDKKVAAKSLTTGFLLELLSYLQVATLNNCEYFVMEVSSHAIAQNRCGDMKFAAKIYTNLTQDHLDFHETFENYANCKASFFQDECLKIINQDAYKFSYNVKGAITYGIENPALYSVKAYTLNNGIEAIISIKNEIFEISSPLNGLFNIYNLLAAIACINELLKPNKENLEKAISNFAGVMGRMQNIDNNENRNIIIDFAHTPDGVKNVLETMGHKNLIVVLGAGGNRDKTKRTPMAKIASHYAKNVYLTSDNPRDERPIDILNDMIDGLNENELKNINIVIDRKLAIHKALLAQNDDDCVMILGKGDEDYQEIKGVKYPFSDEKVVLECLKEIKKYKEKLRLKGEYV; encoded by the coding sequence ATGAAAGTTAATTTAGATAATTCTTACATAACAGATAATTCAAATGAATGTGAAAAAGGTTGTTATTTTTTACTAACTAATTCAAATTCCAAATACGAAAACGATGCAAAATCTAAAGGTGCTTTAGTAATTAACGAAGCAAAAGCAAGAGAGCTTTTAAAAATCAATGAAAATATAAAAATTATAGGCATAACAGGCACAAATGGTAAAACCACTACCGCTGCTGCAATTTATTCTATATTGCTTGATTTAGGTAAAAAAGTATTTTTATGTGGAACCCGTGGGGCATTTTGTAATGATAAAAAAGTTGCGGCAAAATCTTTAACAACAGGATTTTTATTAGAATTATTATCGTATTTACAAGTTGCAACTTTAAATAATTGCGAATATTTTGTAATGGAAGTAAGCTCTCACGCAATTGCACAAAATCGCTGTGGAGATATGAAATTCGCTGCTAAAATCTATACTAATTTAACTCAAGACCATTTAGACTTTCACGAAACTTTTGAAAATTATGCAAATTGCAAAGCAAGTTTTTTTCAAGATGAATGCTTAAAAATAATAAATCAAGATGCTTATAAATTTTCTTATAATGTAAAAGGTGCTATTACTTATGGTATAGAAAATCCTGCTTTATATAGTGTAAAAGCTTATACATTAAATAATGGAATAGAAGCTATAATAAGTATAAAAAATGAAATTTTTGAAATTTCTTCACCATTAAATGGTCTTTTTAATATTTATAATCTTTTAGCTGCTATAGCATGTATTAATGAACTTTTAAAACCAAATAAGGAAAATTTAGAAAAAGCTATATCAAATTTTGCTGGTGTTATGGGAAGAATGCAAAATATCGATAATAATGAAAATCGCAATATAATAATAGATTTTGCCCATACTCCAGATGGCGTAAAAAATGTCTTAGAAACTATGGGTCATAAAAATTTAATAGTAGTCTTAGGAGCTGGTGGAAACAGAGATAAAACAAAAAGAACTCCTATGGCAAAAATAGCTAGTCATTATGCTAAAAATGTATATTTAACAAGTGATAATCCAAGAGATGAAAGACCTATTGATATTTTAAACGATATGATAGATGGTTTAAATGAAAATGAATTAAAAAACATTAATATAGTAATTGATAGAAAATTAGCAATTCATAAAGCACTTTTAGCACAAAATGATGATGATTGTGTTATGATTTTAGGTAAAGGTGATGAAGACTATCAAGAAATTAAAGGTGTTAAATACCCTTTTTCTGATGAAAAAGTTGTGTTAGAATGCTTAAAAGAAATAAAAAAATATAAAGAAAAACTAAGATTGAAAGGTGAATATGTTTAA
- a CDS encoding NifU family protein, which produces MMIFSDEELIEPCLNVLKSKLHILHNDGGDLEFLGVKNGVVYIKLLGACHGCAAANTTLKLGLERALKEQIDSNISLINLEGGKEAFEKL; this is translated from the coding sequence ATTATGATATTTAGTGATGAAGAATTAATTGAACCTTGTTTAAATGTCCTAAAATCAAAGCTTCACATACTTCATAATGATGGTGGCGATTTGGAGTTTTTGGGTGTTAAAAACGGGGTTGTTTATATAAAATTACTTGGTGCTTGTCATGGTTGTGCTGCTGCAAATACCACTTTAAAATTAGGGCTTGAAAGGGCTTTAAAAGAACAAATTGATAGCAATATTTCGCTAATAAATCTTGAAGGTGGAAAGGAAGCTTTTGAAAAACTATGA
- the trxA gene encoding thioredoxin — translation MAKELTSENINLAKKGVALVDFWAPWCGPCRMLAPAIEELANEFEGKALVAKVNIDDCEELAAEFGIRSVPTMLFFKNGEIVDTVIGAQAKQALADKLNSLL, via the coding sequence ATGGCAAAAGAATTAACAAGTGAAAATATTAATTTAGCTAAAAAAGGCGTTGCTTTAGTAGATTTTTGGGCACCATGGTGTGGACCTTGCAGAATGCTTGCACCTGCTATTGAAGAATTAGCAAATGAATTTGAAGGTAAAGCATTAGTGGCTAAAGTTAATATTGATGATTGTGAAGAATTAGCTGCTGAGTTTGGAATTCGCTCAGTTCCTACTATGTTATTTTTCAAAAATGGCGAAATAGTTGATACGGTAATTGGTGCTCAAGCAAAACAAGCTTTAGCTGATAAATTAAACTCACTATTATAA
- the dapB gene encoding 4-hydroxy-tetrahydrodipicolinate reductase — protein MINLAVFGANGRMGKELVKLALADENIDLVYSFTKENNDYNELFKANVIIDFSTPAASVELLEKASLLDNPPALVVGTTGLKDEYFKKAKTYKGKFFWASNTSLGVAILNELTKIAALALKEFDIEIYEKHHKHKVDAPSGTALTLAKNALEARNKALNKEHKICFNREGKREDNEIGLVSLRGGSIAGYHSVGFYGDDESIELIHNANSRVIFAKGAINVAKWLITKENKNYSMSDFVKELLA, from the coding sequence ATGATAAATCTAGCAGTATTTGGGGCAAATGGTAGAATGGGTAAGGAGCTAGTAAAACTAGCTTTGGCTGATGAGAATATTGATTTAGTATATTCTTTTACTAAGGAAAATAATGATTATAATGAGCTTTTTAAAGCTAATGTTATAATAGATTTTTCTACTCCTGCTGCTAGTGTTGAATTACTTGAAAAAGCTAGTTTATTAGATAATCCACCAGCTTTAGTTGTTGGAACTACTGGGCTTAAAGATGAATATTTTAAAAAAGCTAAAACTTATAAAGGTAAGTTTTTTTGGGCTTCTAATACTTCATTGGGTGTTGCAATATTAAATGAACTTACGAAAATTGCTGCACTTGCTTTAAAAGAATTTGATATAGAAATTTATGAAAAACATCATAAACATAAAGTTGATGCTCCTAGTGGAACAGCTCTAACATTAGCAAAAAATGCACTTGAAGCTAGAAATAAAGCTTTAAATAAAGAGCATAAGATTTGCTTTAATAGAGAAGGCAAAAGAGAAGATAACGAAATAGGTTTAGTAAGCCTTAGAGGTGGTAGCATTGCAGGGTATCATAGTGTTGGATTTTATGGAGATGATGAAAGTATAGAATTAATTCATAATGCAAATTCTAGAGTAATATTTGCTAAAGGTGCTATTAATGTAGCAAAATGGCTTATTACTAAAGAGAATAAAAATTATTCTATGAGTGATTTTGTAAAAGAGCTTTTAGCTTAA
- the typA gene encoding translational GTPase TypA has protein sequence MSIRNIAVIAHVDHGKTTMVDQLLKQSGTFSERDQVDERVMDSNDIEKERGITILSKNTAINYKGTKINIIDTPGHADFGGEVERVLKMIDGVLLIVDAQEGVMPQTKFVVKKALALGLRPIVVVNKIDKAAAEPDRVINEVFDLFAALDATDEQLDFPVIYAIGKEGIAKNELDDDSKDMQPLFDKIIEHVPAPSGSNENPLQLQVFTLGYDNFVGKIGIARIFNGTISKNQNVMLAKADGTKHTGRISKLIGFLGLEKMDIDSASTGDIVAIAGFDALDVGDSVVDPSNPMPLDPLHIEEPTLSVVFSVNDGPLAGTEGKHVTSNKIAERLESEMKTNIAMKYENIGEGKFKVSGRGELQITILAENMRREGFEFCLGRPEVIVKIENGVKTEPFENLVIDVPDEFSGTVIEKLGRRRAEMKSMVPTGDGQTRLEFEIPARGLIGFRSQFLTDTKGEGIMNHSFMEFRPFVGSVEKRQNGALVSMENGVALAYSLWNLQDRGVLFIDPQAKTYVGMIIGEHSRPNDLDVNPIKGKNLTNVRASGSDDAIKLVPPRKPTLERAMEWIEEDELVEVTPINIRIRKRYLDPTLRRRMEKQKS, from the coding sequence TTGAGTATTAGAAATATAGCAGTAATCGCACACGTTGATCATGGTAAGACTACAATGGTTGATCAGTTATTAAAACAATCAGGAACATTTAGCGAAAGAGACCAAGTTGATGAACGCGTTATGGATAGTAATGATATTGAAAAAGAGCGTGGAATTACAATTCTTTCAAAAAACACAGCAATTAATTATAAAGGCACAAAAATTAACATAATTGATACTCCAGGCCACGCAGATTTTGGTGGAGAAGTTGAGCGTGTTTTAAAGATGATTGATGGGGTTTTATTAATCGTTGATGCTCAAGAAGGTGTTATGCCACAAACTAAATTCGTTGTTAAAAAAGCATTAGCATTAGGTCTTAGACCAATAGTTGTGGTAAATAAAATAGATAAAGCTGCAGCTGAGCCTGATAGAGTAATTAATGAAGTATTTGACCTTTTTGCTGCACTTGATGCAACTGATGAGCAATTAGATTTCCCTGTAATTTATGCAATTGGAAAAGAAGGTATTGCAAAAAATGAATTAGATGATGATAGTAAGGATATGCAACCTTTATTTGACAAGATAATTGAGCATGTTCCAGCACCAAGTGGTAGTAATGAAAATCCTTTACAATTACAAGTATTTACATTAGGTTATGATAACTTCGTTGGTAAAATTGGAATTGCTAGAATTTTTAATGGAACAATTTCAAAAAATCAAAATGTAATGTTAGCTAAGGCCGATGGGACAAAACACACAGGAAGAATTTCAAAACTAATTGGATTTTTAGGTTTAGAAAAAATGGATATTGATAGTGCTAGCACAGGAGATATCGTAGCAATTGCAGGTTTTGATGCTTTAGATGTTGGAGATAGCGTAGTTGATCCTAGCAATCCTATGCCACTTGACCCACTACATATAGAAGAACCTACTTTAAGCGTTGTATTTAGCGTAAATGATGGACCTTTAGCAGGAACTGAAGGAAAGCATGTTACAAGTAATAAAATTGCTGAAAGATTAGAAAGCGAAATGAAGACAAATATCGCTATGAAATATGAAAATATTGGCGAAGGTAAGTTTAAAGTAAGTGGTCGTGGTGAATTACAAATTACGATTTTAGCTGAAAATATGAGAAGAGAAGGTTTTGAGTTTTGTCTTGGACGCCCTGAAGTTATCGTAAAAATTGAAAATGGAGTTAAAACAGAGCCTTTTGAAAATCTAGTTATTGATGTTCCTGATGAGTTTAGTGGAACGGTTATTGAAAAGCTTGGAAGAAGAAGAGCTGAGATGAAAAGTATGGTTCCAACAGGAGATGGACAAACTAGACTTGAGTTTGAAATTCCTGCTCGTGGGCTAATTGGATTTAGAAGTCAGTTTTTAACAGATACAAAAGGTGAAGGTATAATGAATCATAGTTTTATGGAATTTAGACCTTTTGTTGGTAGTGTTGAAAAACGCCAAAATGGAGCATTAGTGAGTATGGAAAATGGTGTTGCATTAGCTTATTCATTATGGAATCTTCAAGATAGGGGTGTTTTATTTATAGACCCTCAAGCAAAAACTTATGTTGGTATGATTATAGGCGAGCATAGCCGTCCGAATGACCTTGATGTAAATCCTATAAAAGGTAAAAACCTAACCAATGTTCGTGCTAGTGGTAGTGATGATGCTATTAAATTAGTTCCACCTAGAAAACCTACTTTAGAGCGTGCTATGGAGTGGATTGAAGAAGATGAATTAGTAGAAGTAACTCCAATTAATATTCGTATTAGAAAGCGTTATTTAGACCCAACTCTAAGACGCCGTATGGAAAAACAAAAATCATAA
- the infB gene encoding translation initiation factor IF-2 yields MANNVKISDVAKEIGITSKELIEKVNLLGFEFKSAQKGISHDMAQSLYNYIKNGTVDSILQLEIDKIKKPVSKTRTTKSKIDKNTKDVTKNNKKEDNIEKKEKKDNEVKDMVVEVKQNSEKVVNNEILEDIKNEPEKISLAKSGLEKRRGLVIIKKKNSPKEDIKKNEVKTQVQEVKTFASIFSTDESLKKKKAKKIVPAARKESSSKMDFDTNFAEINDDEDDVVVMPDFSFNERKEDIEKPAKAQTSLRSAFNNQINQFTNTSIARSRRKKSKAYKKEQSSEEITSIKIPKEIRLYELAEKLGKKDSELISKLFMQGMMTTKNDFLDEETIEILGLEFGIEISFFDETAQFDYVADYEENQEELKDIKVPVVTIMGHVDHGKTSLLDYIRNSRVASGEAGGITQHVGAYMVNKNGKNITFIDTPGHEAFSAMRARGASVTDIVIIVVAADDGVKPQTKEAISHAKAAGVPIIIAVNKIDKEAANPDRVKTQLAELDIMPTEWGGSHEFVHISALKGTGIEDLLEIILLQAEILELKANKNTAAKANIVESSLQKGRGVVTTVIMENGTLRVGDTVVAGIAYGRVKSITDSKGNALKEILPGECGVIMGLNEIPDAGETLISVATDKEARDYAQKRHEYLRQKELSKSTKVSLDELSAKIKEGNLKSLPVILKADVGGTLEAIRGSLEKLSNDEVKVDIVLGGVGGISQGDIALAQASGGVIVGFNVRPTGDIKEKAKEAKVEIKTYNVIYNLIDEIKAILGGLMSPIISEEQLGQAEIRQVINVPKVGQIAGCMVTDGSIVRGAKIRVIREGVVVFEGEISSLKRFKDDAREVSKGYECGVGIVGFNDMREGDFIESYKEVQSKASL; encoded by the coding sequence ATGGCGAATAATGTTAAAATTAGTGATGTTGCAAAAGAAATTGGTATTACAAGTAAAGAACTTATAGAAAAAGTAAATTTATTAGGATTTGAATTTAAGTCAGCACAAAAAGGAATTAGCCATGATATGGCACAATCCTTATATAATTATATCAAAAATGGAACAGTTGATTCGATTTTGCAATTAGAAATTGATAAAATTAAAAAACCAGTTTCAAAAACTAGAACTACAAAGTCAAAAATTGATAAAAATACTAAAGATGTTACTAAAAATAATAAAAAAGAAGACAATATTGAAAAAAAAGAAAAAAAAGATAATGAAGTGAAAGATATGGTTGTTGAAGTTAAGCAAAATAGCGAAAAAGTTGTTAATAATGAAATTTTAGAAGATATTAAAAATGAACCAGAGAAAATTTCCCTTGCTAAAAGTGGCTTAGAAAAGCGTAGAGGCTTAGTTATAATCAAGAAAAAAAATTCGCCAAAAGAAGATATTAAAAAAAATGAAGTAAAAACTCAAGTACAAGAAGTTAAAACTTTTGCTTCAATATTTAGCACAGATGAAAGCTTAAAAAAGAAAAAAGCTAAAAAAATAGTTCCAGCAGCAAGAAAAGAAAGTTCATCTAAGATGGATTTTGATACTAATTTTGCAGAGATTAATGATGATGAAGATGATGTTGTGGTTATGCCTGATTTTTCATTTAATGAAAGAAAAGAAGATATTGAAAAGCCTGCAAAGGCACAAACTTCATTAAGAAGTGCATTTAATAACCAAATCAATCAATTTACAAATACTTCAATAGCAAGGTCTCGCCGTAAAAAATCAAAAGCATATAAAAAAGAACAAAGTAGCGAAGAAATTACAAGTATTAAAATTCCTAAAGAAATAAGACTTTATGAATTAGCAGAGAAGTTAGGTAAAAAAGATAGCGAATTAATTTCAAAATTATTTATGCAAGGAATGATGACTACTAAAAATGATTTCTTAGATGAAGAAACTATTGAGATTTTAGGACTTGAGTTTGGAATTGAAATAAGCTTTTTTGATGAGACTGCACAATTTGATTATGTTGCTGATTATGAAGAAAATCAAGAAGAATTAAAAGATATTAAAGTTCCTGTTGTAACAATTATGGGTCATGTTGATCATGGTAAGACAAGTTTGCTTGATTATATTAGAAATAGTCGTGTAGCAAGTGGCGAAGCAGGTGGAATTACTCAGCACGTTGGTGCTTATATGGTTAATAAAAATGGTAAAAATATAACCTTTATTGATACTCCAGGTCACGAAGCATTTTCAGCTATGAGAGCTAGGGGTGCTAGTGTTACTGATATAGTAATTATTGTTGTTGCAGCTGATGATGGTGTAAAACCACAAACAAAAGAAGCAATTTCGCATGCAAAAGCAGCGGGTGTTCCAATCATCATCGCTGTTAATAAAATAGATAAAGAAGCAGCAAATCCTGATAGAGTTAAAACTCAATTAGCAGAGCTTGATATTATGCCAACTGAGTGGGGTGGAAGTCATGAATTCGTTCATATTAGTGCTTTAAAGGGAACTGGAATTGAAGATTTACTTGAAATTATCTTATTACAAGCTGAAATTTTAGAGCTTAAAGCAAATAAGAATACAGCTGCAAAAGCAAATATAGTTGAAAGTTCTTTACAAAAAGGTCGTGGTGTAGTAACTACTGTGATTATGGAAAATGGAACGCTAAGAGTAGGAGATACCGTTGTAGCAGGCATTGCTTATGGTAGGGTAAAAAGCATTACAGATAGCAAAGGTAATGCATTAAAAGAGATTTTACCAGGCGAGTGTGGTGTAATTATGGGTCTTAATGAAATTCCTGATGCAGGTGAGACATTAATTAGTGTTGCGACTGATAAAGAAGCAAGAGATTACGCACAAAAACGCCACGAATATTTAAGACAAAAAGAATTAAGCAAATCAACAAAAGTAAGCCTTGATGAATTAAGTGCAAAAATTAAAGAAGGGAATTTAAAATCATTACCTGTTATTTTAAAAGCCGATGTAGGTGGAACATTAGAAGCTATTAGAGGAAGTCTTGAAAAGCTTTCAAATGATGAGGTAAAAGTTGATATTGTTTTAGGTGGTGTTGGTGGAATATCTCAAGGAGATATTGCTTTAGCACAAGCTAGCGGTGGTGTTATAGTTGGCTTTAATGTTCGTCCAACGGGGGATATTAAGGAAAAAGCAAAAGAAGCCAAGGTTGAGATTAAAACATATAATGTAATTTACAATCTAATTGATGAGATTAAAGCTATTTTAGGTGGTTTAATGAGTCCTATTATTAGCGAAGAGCAACTCGGACAAGCTGAAATTAGACAAGTAATCAATGTGCCAAAAGTAGGACAAATAGCAGGATGTATGGTAACTGATGGAAGCATAGTAAGAGGGGCTAAAATTCGTGTTATTCGTGAAGGTGTTGTAGTGTTTGAAGGAGAGATTAGCTCACTTAAACGCTTTAAAGACGACGCTAGAGAAGTTAGCAAAGGTTATGAATGTGGTGTTGGTATCGTTGGATTTAATGATATGAGAGAAGGCGATTTTATAGAAAGTTATAAAGAAGTTCAAAGTAAGGCTAGTTTATAA
- the rbfA gene encoding 30S ribosome-binding factor RbfA — protein sequence MNDKAQIKRLRTQSLLKELVGEALANLDDPLLSGLLVNDVDCKKGRYDAFIYLDKMSLTKDEQNLVLSKLKRVSKVLQAHCLGALGMYRCPNFHFRFDDSLDKINRIEELFKQINKEKK from the coding sequence ATGAATGATAAAGCACAAATAAAACGCCTAAGAACACAAAGTTTGCTAAAGGAATTAGTAGGAGAAGCTTTAGCAAACTTAGATGATCCTTTATTAAGTGGTCTATTAGTAAATGATGTAGATTGCAAAAAGGGTCGTTATGATGCTTTTATATATTTAGATAAAATGTCGCTTACAAAAGATGAACAAAATTTAGTTCTTTCTAAGCTAAAAAGAGTTAGTAAAGTATTGCAAGCTCATTGCTTAGGAGCACTTGGTATGTATAGATGTCCAAATTTTCATTTTAGGTTTGACGATAGTTTAGATAAAATTAATAGAATAGAAGAATTATTTAAGCAAATTAATAAGGAAAAGAAATAA
- a CDS encoding ribosome maturation factor, protein MELENLAKQLNLVIYDTELAKEGNNFIYRIFILKDGENKSVSLDDCEQFSRLISPILDLNPPTDEKYFLEVSSPGLERKLTKIEHFKLSIGEILKIKTKEKEEIIAKLLSADDEKITLEDGTILNYADIKSTKTYIYW, encoded by the coding sequence ATGGAGCTAGAGAATTTAGCTAAACAGCTTAATTTAGTGATTTATGATACTGAATTAGCAAAAGAAGGCAATAACTTTATTTATAGAATTTTCATCTTAAAAGATGGAGAAAATAAATCAGTTAGCCTTGATGATTGCGAGCAATTTAGTAGATTGATTTCTCCTATACTTGATTTAAATCCACCTACAGATGAAAAATACTTTTTAGAAGTAAGCTCTCCTGGACTTGAAAGAAAGCTTACTAAAATAGAGCATTTTAAACTTAGTATAGGTGAGATATTAAAAATTAAAACTAAAGAAAAAGAAGAAATTATCGCAAAATTACTTAGTGCTGATGATGAGAAAATCACATTAGAAGATGGCACTATATTAAACTACGCAGATATTAAATCTACAAAAACTTATATCTATTGGTAA
- a CDS encoding MFS transporter, whose translation MRELNNKDIKTLSLSALGSILEFYDFIIFAIFTPYFTDAFLPSYLDESIKYIYTYGAFAAGYLARPLGGIVMAHFGDKFGRKNMFLLSIILMVIPTFIFAIMPTYEQIGYLAIVILLLIRISQGIAMGGEMPGAWVFIYEHSPSHSKGLFLGLLTCGVCGGIVLGTFIALNLQIIYTEEQIKEYAYRIPFLLGGIFGLISVYLRKFLSETPTFLKLKESKELHSFPLKSVIKDYKKDILLSMCLTLVLTACVVIMLLLIPNYAKKTLNLAPITSTCLQMAGALMVIFGLICTGTLADFFKPSNVCKIFSLGLIIFCPMYFYELYVGKDLVLLSAFYLLACFFIGVVNFASIFMCNLFRPNVLFSGISFSYNIAYAIAGFLTPILLVKLHDIAVNTNTIGAGYYMIFIGILSYFCAIMYEKIKNHRK comes from the coding sequence ATGAGAGAATTAAATAATAAAGATATTAAAACTTTAAGCCTTAGTGCTTTAGGAAGTATTTTAGAATTTTATGATTTTATTATATTTGCAATATTTACTCCGTATTTTACGGATGCATTTTTACCAAGTTATTTAGATGAAAGCATAAAATATATTTATACCTACGGAGCTTTTGCGGCTGGATATTTAGCTCGTCCACTTGGTGGTATTGTTATGGCACATTTTGGAGATAAATTTGGTAGGAAAAATATGTTTTTATTAAGCATTATTTTAATGGTAATTCCTACATTTATTTTTGCGATTATGCCTACTTATGAGCAAATTGGTTATTTAGCAATTGTTATTTTGCTACTAATTAGAATTTCGCAAGGTATTGCAATGGGTGGTGAAATGCCTGGTGCTTGGGTTTTTATATATGAACATAGTCCAAGTCATTCTAAAGGTTTATTTTTAGGGCTTTTAACTTGTGGCGTGTGTGGTGGAATTGTTTTAGGAACTTTTATAGCTTTAAATTTACAAATAATTTATACCGAAGAACAAATTAAAGAATATGCTTATAGAATCCCTTTTTTGTTAGGTGGAATTTTTGGTTTAATTAGTGTATATTTAAGAAAATTTTTAAGTGAAACTCCAACATTTTTAAAATTAAAAGAAAGCAAAGAATTGCATTCGTTTCCACTAAAAAGTGTCATAAAAGATTATAAAAAAGATATATTATTATCAATGTGTTTAACATTAGTATTAACTGCATGTGTTGTAATAATGCTATTACTAATTCCAAATTATGCTAAAAAGACATTAAATTTAGCACCAATTACTAGCACATGTTTGCAAATGGCAGGAGCCTTAATGGTTATTTTTGGTTTGATTTGTACTGGAACCTTGGCTGATTTTTTTAAACCTAGCAACGTTTGTAAAATATTTTCATTAGGGCTTATAATATTTTGCCCTATGTATTTTTATGAATTATATGTTGGTAAAGATTTAGTTTTGTTATCAGCATTTTATTTATTAGCTTGTTTTTTTATAGGTGTAGTAAATTTTGCATCAATATTTATGTGTAATTTATTTAGACCAAATGTATTATTTTCAGGAATTAGTTTTTCGTATAATATAGCTTATGCTATTGCTGGATTTTTAACTCCTATTTTATTAGTTAAATTACATGATATTGCTGTAAATACAAATACAATAGGTGCTGGGTATTATATGATTTTTATAGGAATATTGAGTTATTTTTGTGCTATTATGTATGAAAAAATTAAGAATCATAGAAAATAA
- a CDS encoding MFS transporter, with the protein MNRQLTKSDMKTLSLSSLGGTLEFYDFIIFAIFTPYFTHHFFPADLDENLKLFNTYGAFAAGYLARPLGGIVMAHFGDKFGRKKMFMLSILLMAIPTFTFAIMPTYEQIGWLAIVILLLIRITQGIAIGGELPGAWVFVYEHSPANTKNLFIGVLTCGVCGGILLGNLVTLILQNIFIEDDIKEYAYRIPFLLGGIFGLISVYLRRFLKETPIFKELQANNELHSFPLKDVIKEFKKDISLSVLLTWIMTACVLVMIILMPNFLKSTYNIEPITNTIVQMGGTFMMMVGLVCTGALSDIFHPAQVCKTFAVFLFIFCFLYFYEFYIGKNLTLICVYYLIACFFTGIVNFTAIFMCNLYRPNVLFSGISFSYNLAYAFFGFITPLLLVKFHSNVELGGIFIIGGGAYMCYISILAFINAKIFLKIKKD; encoded by the coding sequence ATGAATAGACAATTAACAAAAAGTGATATGAAAACTCTTAGTTTGAGTTCTTTAGGTGGGACTTTAGAATTTTATGATTTTATTATATTTGCGATTTTTACGCCATATTTTACACATCATTTTTTTCCAGCTGACCTTGATGAAAATTTAAAATTATTTAATACCTACGGAGCCTTTGCAGCTGGATATCTAGCTCGTCCACTAGGTGGTATTGTAATGGCACATTTTGGTGATAAGTTCGGACGAAAAAAAATGTTTATGTTAAGTATTTTACTAATGGCTATTCCGACTTTTACATTTGCTATAATGCCTACTTATGAACAAATTGGATGGCTTGCAATAGTGATTTTATTATTAATCAGAATTACTCAAGGTATAGCAATAGGTGGAGAATTACCTGGTGCTTGGGTTTTTGTGTATGAGCATAGTCCAGCAAATACAAAAAATTTATTTATAGGTGTTTTAACATGTGGTGTGTGTGGTGGAATTTTGTTAGGAAATTTGGTAACATTAATTTTACAAAATATTTTTATAGAAGATGATATAAAAGAATATGCTTATAGAATTCCATTTTTGCTAGGTGGTATTTTTGGGTTAATTAGTGTGTATTTAAGAAGATTTTTAAAAGAAACACCTATCTTTAAAGAACTTCAAGCAAATAATGAATTACATTCTTTTCCGTTAAAAGATGTTATAAAAGAATTTAAAAAAGATATATCTTTATCGGTTTTACTTACTTGGATTATGACAGCTTGTGTTTTAGTTATGATAATTTTAATGCCAAATTTTTTAAAATCAACTTATAATATTGAACCTATTACTAATACAATAGTACAGATGGGTGGAACATTTATGATGATGGTAGGATTAGTTTGCACAGGTGCATTATCAGATATTTTTCATCCGGCACAAGTTTGTAAAACATTTGCAGTATTTTTGTTTATTTTTTGTTTTTTATATTTTTATGAATTTTATATAGGAAAAAATTTAACATTAATATGTGTATATTATTTAATAGCTTGTTTTTTTACTGGAATTGTAAATTTTACAGCTATTTTTATGTGTAATTTGTATAGACCGAATGTATTATTTTCAGGTATTAGTTTTTCATATAATTTAGCATATGCATTTTTTGGTTTTATAACACCATTACTTTTAGTTAAATTTCATTCAAATGTAGAACTAGGAGGTATTTTTATAATAGGTGGGGGTGCTTATATGTGTTATATAAGTATTTTAGCTTTTATTAATGCTAAGATTTTTTTAAAAATAAAAAAAGATTA